The Papaver somniferum cultivar HN1 chromosome 6, ASM357369v1, whole genome shotgun sequence genome segment CAGGAAATACCGGACCCTCACCCAAGAGCATGTCTTCTTTCAGTCCTTGGATTTTCACGGTTGGTGCCGCTGCTCATGACAGGACCTACAGTAATTCTTTAGTACTTGGGAACAATGTAACCATCACTGGAGTTGGACTTGCACGTAAGTATGCTATTATTTTATAAACATTATCCTAAAATGGTCAAGCAAAATTAGGTGGCTTAGATGTcatcaaatttttccttgaacatagATATGAAACTCTTGATATGTACTTTCACTTTCAGAAATTATTTTTTAGATCAAAATCCATAAGGAAACCCAAATTCTTAAAGATGATGAAGCATGTATGTATGGTGTTCTGAAGATGGTATCTTAAGCGGAATTGTACTGTTCTGGCAGTAGCTTAATACACTAGTTTCAGATTTAATATTGGATGCAGAAACCGAAGTATAGCTTAAACTAATGTTATTAAGAGATATTCCTTTAGAATTAGCAAGAAATCACGATATACCGAAATAAAATAACTCCATCTAATGATTTGCATTTTCAGTACAAAACCATTACGAGGGCGACAAGACATTCTTACAGGGGTTTCTTAGCTTTGAGTTGTGTCTTTATCAGGTTTTCTTCCTCTGTTATGGTTTCGTGTGTGAGAATGCCAATGGTCCAattagtaaaaataaaataaaactattgGTACATTTCACACAATTCGTAGTAGGGTTTAATGTCTTTTTCACGTGAAGcagtgaattttttttctttgggtAGGGCTGTATTCACCACTAAATACAATCGCATTTACCTAATTGCCTTGATACTTTTTAATTTAAGCATTTCctaatttttctttcttcaatttATCTTCAGCTGGAACCGATGAGAGTACAATGTACACACTGGTTTCTGCTCTTCATGCATTGAACAATGACACGAAAGATGCAACTAACATGTACGTCAGTGAATGCCAAGATCCCAGCAGTCTAAGCACTGACGTGGTCCAAGGAAACCTCTTGTTGTGTAGCTACTCTATCCGCTTTGTGCTTGGTCTCTCTACCATAAAACAAGCCTTGGAGACAGCAAAGAATCTCTCTGCAGTAGGTGTTGTATTTTATATGGATCCTTACGTTATAGGATTTCAACTTAATCCAACTCCAATGGATATGCCTGGGGTGATAATTCCATCTGCAAGTGATTCCAAGGTGTGTATGCTTTCAAATCTATTCAACTATTTCAAAGTAGTAATTTCTTAAAATTAAAAGTACTCTAGCTTTTTGTTGATATTTCCTTAAATATATTTCCTTAGAAGAATTAGTCGCCCTATCTAATGTGATCCTCTCATTATCCCTTCTGCAGATTTTACTCAAGTATTACAACTCTTCCTTGGAGCAAGATCCGCTCGCagataaattcaaatttggggcCACTGCAACAATATTAGGAGGTTTAAAGGCAAACTATAGCAACTCCGCACCAAAGGTTATGTATTATTCTGCAAGAGGACCTGACCCTGAAGATAGTTTTCTTGATGATGCTGACATATTGAAACCCAATTTGATAGCTCCTGGAAATTTCATCTGGGGTGCTTGGAGTTCTGTGGGCACTGACTCGCTTGAATTTCAAGGTAAATTACTGAAACCATTATGGTACACAAATAAATACATCTTCTAAATGCTTGCTCTTACTTGCACATATGGACAACTGCTAGCATTTTTTAGACCAACACCAACTTTTTATTGGTCATTAAAAAACTAGATGAACAACTTTTTATGAGAAAAAGAAAGTTAACAAAATGGATTGGGACATAAATAGGAAGCAAAGAGACTAAGAAAATATGTATTTGAGAAGACCCAAGATATCACATCTAGTGGTGGTTGGAGCCTAAATGTGGGTTTTTTCCTTAAAGGAGACACTGTTATGTAAATCCTGGTTTAGGACTGTCCATGTGGCTATACATCTGGTCTGCAGCATTTTTTTTTACCTCAGTGTATGTACTTTTGTTGAAATTTTATGGTTTTCCACTTTATATATTTTCTGATCAAATTCTACTTTTTTGGCAGATGAGAGCTTTGCAATGATGTCAGGGACAAGCATGGCTGCACCACATGTTGCTGGTCTTGCTGCTCTGGTTAAACAGAAGTTTCCAAGTTTTAGTCCTTCAGCTATCGGATCGGCGCTCTCCACAACAGCTTCAATGCATAACAAGAAGGGTGAACCAATAATGGCGCAGCGCGCTTATGCAAATCCAGATTTAAATCAATCTCCTGCGACCCCCTTTGACATGGGAAGTGGCTTTGTCGATGTAACTTCTGCGTTAGACCCTGGACTGATTTTTGATTCAAGTAAGTTACTTGGTCACTTGATACTTCTAACATTTTCGAGTTACTGTTCTCTCGGCTATTATATGATTCCTAATACATACATCTTTTTTGGGGTAggttttgatgattacttctcatttttatGCGGCATTAATGGATCTGGTCCTGTTGTTCTAAACTACACTAACCAGAACTGTGGAAATTCAACAATCAACTGCCGTGACCTGAACTTACCATCAATCACAATAGCAAAACTAAACCAAACCACGACTGTTGAAAGAGTGGTTACCAACACTGCTGGAAATGAAACATACAATTTATCTTGGTTTGCTCCTTACGGGGTTTCAGTTTTGGTAACACCGAAACGCTTCTTCATTGAAAGCGGACAAAAGCAAGTTATAACCGTTACCTTGAATGCTACCATGAACAGTTCGGCAGCAAGCTTCGGAAGAATCAGTCTGTATGGAAGTCAGCGGCATATAATTAGTGTTCCATTATCAGTGATCTATAAAATCTCTTACAACATGACCGAGAACAGCTAATTATACAGGTCTGGGCCATTTCTGTACCATCTTTTGTTCATTCTGACATGCAAATTGTGTTTACCCATTTTTTCATTCATTGTGTAAAACTGTAAATGTGGAAACACTGATAAAGAAGAAAATGTAGATTATGGTTGCGattcatgaaaaaaaaataatctgaGATGCGCTTTAATTTACGTATTGGTGTTGGTTCTGTCCAGTGTGTAGTGTAACAAATGTGCTTCTTTAACTGAATCTTTGTAAGCTTTGTTGGTGTGATTCATGCCAAGTGACCAGAAGTTTGAGACTAAAATTGGATTCATTAAACGAATAAATCTAAAATTTAATGCAATATCATAGATATCGATTCTGTGTTTTTATTTCTTCagtatctttgatagatttaatCGTCTCTTTTTGATGAAAATTTAATTTGCTAGGCATGCACATAATCTTTCGTAATGCTAAAAAATCTCTTTATAAATAGAGTTGGAGGAAAGAACTCTTGAGCACTCTTCAGCAGGAGACCCAGTGGTTGTGGTAGTCAGTGCATTCGACACCACATTGTCTTCTTGTTTGCAAGGAAACACAAAATGATGCTGACACTTTGCAGCGTGTCCAAAACAATCGCACAATTGACTTGTGGGCTTATattttgagtatgcctcaaataTTTTGGAACGATTTTCTTCTggggaccatgttttttttttggataaagacattagaagtaaatctaggtcaccccttatctagatatttatattaatacctaaattaccctcctgattaattttgggtgatgattagttagtgttaataatagttagtgtaatgattagtgagatggttaagt includes the following:
- the LOC113290257 gene encoding subtilisin-like protease SBT2.2, whose protein sequence is MGGTSINLVVVVVQLMVVVSLLCMRMGFCQEDENSTTSIYIVSLKQTPTVLLNFNNQGLNLEKRTKGFIHRNGSYSRLITKHHRPRNYSRSDRRYAAHISRVHDSLLKRALRGENYLKLYSYHYLINGFAVLVTPEQAEKLSSREEVANVILDYRVRTETTHTPQFLGLPQGAWVQEGGPESAGEGIVIGLVDTGIDPTHPSFSDNLSGNRFSVPTHFTGMCEVTMDFPSGSCNRKLIGARHFAASAITRGIFNASQDYASPFDADGHGTHTASIAAGNHGIPVIVAGHHFGNASGMAPRAHISVYKALYKSFGGFAADVVAAIDQAAQDGVDIISLSITPNRRPPGIATFFNPIDMALLSAVKAGIFVVQAAGNTGPSPKSMSSFSPWIFTVGAAAHDRTYSNSLVLGNNVTITGVGLAPGTDESTMYTLVSALHALNNDTKDATNMYVSECQDPSSLSTDVVQGNLLLCSYSIRFVLGLSTIKQALETAKNLSAVGVVFYMDPYVIGFQLNPTPMDMPGVIIPSASDSKILLKYYNSSLEQDPLADKFKFGATATILGGLKANYSNSAPKVMYYSARGPDPEDSFLDDADILKPNLIAPGNFIWGAWSSVGTDSLEFQDESFAMMSGTSMAAPHVAGLAALVKQKFPSFSPSAIGSALSTTASMHNKKGEPIMAQRAYANPDLNQSPATPFDMGSGFVDVTSALDPGLIFDSSFDDYFSFLCGINGSGPVVLNYTNQNCGNSTINCRDLNLPSITIAKLNQTTTVERVVTNTAGNETYNLSWFAPYGVSVLVTPKRFFIESGQKQVITVTLNATMNSSAASFGRISLYGSQRHIISVPLSVIYKISYNMTENS